One genomic window of Arvicola amphibius chromosome 4, mArvAmp1.2, whole genome shotgun sequence includes the following:
- the Slc5a5 gene encoding sodium/iodide cotransporter, protein MEGTEAGPPATFGAWDYGVFAAMLLVSTGIGLWVGLARGGQRSADDFFTGGRQLAAVPVGLSLAASFMSAVQVLGVPAEAARYGLKFLWMCAGQLLNSLLTALVFLPVFYRLGLTSTYQYLELRFSRVVRLCGTLQYLVATMLYTGIVIYAPALILNQVTGLDIWASLLSTGVICTLYTTVGGMKAVVWTDVFQVVVMLSGFWVILARGAMLMGGPWNVLSLAQNHSRINLMDFDPDPRSRYTFWTFVVGGTLVWLSMYGVNQAQVQRYVACRSESKAKLALLVNQLGLFLIVASAAFCGIVMFVFYRDCDPLLTGRISAPDQYMPLLVLDIFEDLPGVPGLFLACAYSGTLSTASTSINAMAAVTVEDLIKPRMPGLAPRKLILISKGLSLIYGSSCLTVAALSSLLGGGVLQGSFTVMGVISGPLLGAFTLGMLLPACNTPGVLSGLAAGLAVSLWVALGAILYPPGEQIMGVLPTSAAGCTNASLLMGPPGAANTSSGVPSSGVEADRPALADTFYAISYLYYGALGTLTTMLCGVLISYLTGPTKRSSLGPGLLWWDLARQTASVAPKEDAATLEDSLVKGPEDIPAVTKKPSGFLPGDEAHLLSLGRETNL, encoded by the exons ATGGAGGGGACGGAAGCCGGGCCGCCGGCCACCTTCGGCGCCTGGGACTACGGGGTGTTCGCGGCCATGCTGCTGGTGTCCACGGGCATCGGGCTGTGGGTCGGCCTGGCCCGCGGCGGCCAGCGCAGCGCCGACGACTTCTTCACCGGGGGTCGGCAGCTGGCGGCGGTGCCCGTGGGGCTGTCGCTGGCCGCCAGCTTCATGTCGGCGGTGCAGGTGCTCGGGGTCCCCGCCGAGGCGGCGCGCTATGGTCTCAAGTTCCTGTGGATGTGCGCGGGCCAGCTGCTCAACTCGCTGCTCACCGCGCTGGTCTTCTTGCCGGTTTTCTACCGCCTGGGCCTCACCAGCACATACCAG TATCTAGAGCTTCGCTTCAGTCGAGTGGTGCGGCTCTGCGGAACGCTGCAGTACCTGGTGGCCACG ATGCTGTACACAGGCATCGTGATCTACGCACCCGCGCTCATCCTGAACCAAG TGACCGGGTTGGATATCTGGGCGTCGCTACTGTCCACGGGAGTAATCTGCACCTTGTACACGACCGTG GGCGGTATGAAGGCCGTGGTCTGGACAGATGTGTTCCAGGTCGTGGTGATGCTCAGCGGCTTCTGGGTGATCCTGGCCCGAGGAGCCATGCTCATGGGAGGCCCCTGGAATGTGCTCAGTCTTGCTCAGAACCATTCTCGGATCAACCTGATGGA CTTTGACCCAGATCCTCGGAGCCGCTACACCTTCTGGACTTTTGTAGTTGGTGGTACGCTGGTGTGGCTCTCCATGTACGGTGTGAACCAAGCCCAGGTACAGCGCTATGTGGCCTGCCGCTCGGAGAGTAAGGCCAAACT GGCCCTGCTTGTCAACCAGCTGGGCCTCTTTCTGATCGTGGCCAGCGCGGCTTTCTGTGGCATCGTCATGTTCGTCTTCTACAGAGACTGTGACCCCCTCCTCACAGGACGTATCTCTGCACCAGATCAG tacATGCCGCTACTCGTGTTGGACATTTTCGAGGACCTGCCCGGAGTCCCCGGACTCTTCCTAGCCTGTGCCTACAGTGGCACCCTCAG CACGGCATCCACTAGTATTAACGCTATGGCAGCCGTCACGGTGGAAGACCTCATCAAGCCACGGATGCCTGGCCTGGCACCTCGGAAGCTCATTCTCATCTCTAAAgggctct CCCTCATCTATGGCTCATCCTGCCTCACAGTGGCTGCTCTGTCCTCGCTGCTGGGAGGTGGTGTCCTCCAG GGCTCCTTCACGGTGATGGGCGTCATCAGTGGGCCTCTACTAGGTGCCTTCACGCTGGGAATGCTGCTGCCAGCCTGCAACACACCC GGCGTCCTGTCTGGTCTGGCTGCAGGCTTAGCTGTATCCCTGTGGGTGGCCTTGGGGGCTATACTGTATCCACCCGGAGAGCAGATCATGGGCGTGCTGCCCACCTCGGCCGCCGGCTGCACCAACGCATCGCTCCTCATGGGCCCACCTGGAGCTGCCAACACCTCCAGTGGGGTCCCCAG CTCTGGAGTAGAGGCAGACCGCCCCGCGCTCGCTGACACCTTCTATGCCATCTCATATCTCTACTACGGGGCTCTGGGCACGCTGACCACCATGCTGTGCGGAGTTCTCATCAGCTATCTGACAG GCCCCACCAAGCGCAGTTCCCTGGGCCCCGGACTGCTGTGGTGGGACCTGGCTCGGCAGACCGCGTCCGTGGCCCCAAAGGAGGACGCTGCCACtctggaggacagcctggtgaAG GGTCCGGAAGACATCCCTGCTGTGACCAAAAAGCCCTCTGGCTTCCTGCCAGGCGACGAGGCCCACCTGCTGTCCCTGGGGCGCGAGACCAACCTCTGA
- the Ccdc124 gene encoding coiled-coil domain-containing protein 124, translating to MPKKFQGENSKSAAARARRAEAKAAADAKKQKELEDAYWKDEDKHVMRKEQRKEEKEKRRLEQLERKKETQRLLEEEDSRLKGGKAPRVASTKVTRAQIEDSLRREQRAEPVEKVKSHLELPLEENLNRRAQEEGSLEARTVEDAIAVLSVAEDADRHPERRMRAAFTAFEEVQLPRLKQENPNMRLSQLKQLLKKEWLRSPDNPMNQRALPFNAPK from the exons ATGCCCAAGAAGTTCCAGGGCGAGAACAGCAAGTCGGCAGCTGCCCGAGCACGGAGGGCTGAAGCCAAGGCGGCAGCTGATGCCAAGAAACAGAAGGAGCTGGAAGATGCTTACTGGAAGGATGAGGACAAACACGTGATGCGGAAGGAGCAGCGTAAG gaagagaaggagaagcgACGTCTGGAGCAGCTGGAACGTAAGAAGGAGACACAGCgcctgctggaggaggaggactCCCGGCTCAAGGGCGGCAAGGCCCCTCGCGTGGCATCCACAAAGGTCACCCGTGCGCAGATTGAGGACTCCCTGCGCCGAGAGCAGCGTGCTGAGCCAG tGGAGAAGGTCAAGAGCCACTTGGAGCTGCCGCTGGAGGAGAATTTGAACAGGCGTGCGCAGGAGGAGGGCAGCTTGGAGGCGCGCACTGTAGAGGACGCTATAGCAGTGCTCAG TGTGGCAGAGGATGCAGACCGGCACCCCGAGCGCCGTATGCGTGCGGCCTTCACCGCGTTCGAGGAGGTACAGCTGCCACGACTGAAGCAGGAGAACCCCAACATGCGGCTGTCACAGCTGAAGCAACTGCTGAAGAAGGAGTGGTTGCGCTCACCAGACAACCCTATGAACCAGCGTGCGCTGCCTTTCAATGCACCCAAGTGA